A DNA window from Paenibacillus sp. HWE-109 contains the following coding sequences:
- a CDS encoding sugar ABC transporter substrate-binding protein: protein MRMSKWLTIGCIMLLLLSGCKGSTPSTPELSFSTSSTPKSTMPNTKHSDQLIFGIIYPMTHPFYEMITDSIEKASKPYSIQLIVKAPDEINLEQQMRMMETLITQKVNGIAIDPIDPVALAPLINKAVQSGIPVICFDSDVPDSKRYTFIGSDPLKEGTLMGQIIERNLKGRGMIMIEGSLSKSPQIIHRLEGLLQYLKRNTEIQVLDTRYHDGDNEKAIADLESMINEHPHFDALVPLDIVSSSNAILVWKSQGLKRYAITFGMTPDVKEALLNGQINSVISENEHLWGAEIINQLLAASKHAPASAWIDTGFREIKQSEMVDEY from the coding sequence ATGAGGATGAGTAAATGGCTAACGATCGGCTGTATCATGTTGCTACTCTTATCTGGATGTAAGGGATCAACGCCATCCACACCGGAATTATCTTTTTCTACGTCAAGCACGCCAAAATCAACGATGCCCAACACAAAACATTCCGATCAACTCATTTTTGGTATCATTTATCCGATGACACACCCTTTCTATGAGATGATTACCGATTCCATAGAAAAAGCAAGCAAGCCTTATTCCATTCAATTAATTGTCAAAGCACCTGATGAAATTAATCTGGAACAGCAAATGAGAATGATGGAAACCCTGATTACACAGAAGGTAAATGGAATTGCCATTGATCCAATCGATCCGGTTGCTTTGGCACCTTTAATTAATAAAGCCGTACAATCTGGTATTCCCGTTATTTGTTTCGATTCCGATGTTCCTGACAGTAAACGATATACCTTCATAGGAAGTGATCCGCTGAAAGAAGGTACTCTCATGGGACAAATTATTGAAAGAAACCTTAAAGGTAGAGGAATGATCATGATTGAGGGGAGCTTATCCAAATCTCCTCAGATCATCCACCGGCTTGAGGGTTTACTGCAATATTTAAAAAGAAATACGGAAATACAAGTTCTCGACACGAGATATCATGATGGTGATAACGAGAAAGCGATTGCGGACCTAGAATCAATGATCAATGAGCATCCTCATTTTGACGCACTCGTGCCTTTGGATATTGTTTCCAGTTCGAATGCAATCCTCGTTTGGAAATCCCAAGGATTAAAGCGTTATGCCATAACCTTCGGTATGACGCCTGATGTCAAAGAAGCCTTATTAAATGGTCAAATAAACTCCGTGATTTCTGAGAATGAACATCTATGGGGAGCTGAAATAATTAATCAATTACTCGCAGCTTCTAAACATGCACCTGCCTCTGCATGGATCGACACTGGTTTTCGAGAAATTAAACAAAGCGAAATGGTTGATGAATACTAA
- a CDS encoding response regulator: MKKILLVDDEILIREIIRDSIDWEKEGFIYSGDASDGEVALPIIERVQPDILITDILMPFMNGLELSSIMSKQFPDMKIIIISGHAEFEYARSAMQIGVQEYCLKPISPTELLKVLHKVSAEIDKEREISMQLQLLKAKEYESSTISQDKLLNDLCSGFMTTSEVMHHSASIQLNIIAHYYVVTVLDLRETEADKHEELNARHDNERLLLDKCSILKENYKQLMFQRSRTESVWIIKGDTLENLKLELQLFQDLQKAISEEAHSLPISIGIGSVQDRLQKVHISFLDAMEDVHWRRLSRQNRNVLSEMKTATLDPTLFLDRGAFMDFLKIGSHNKLSSFVADYAAALVDINWHTTSIGFYILNDVTIEAFRSNKDMYRHLTEPEKALQQFQQMIGNIRTWEETCSYLIHLIEQFWTWRSRIYDKYSDMIAKVKEYIQLNFEKDNFSLQDSAEYVNLSPNYLSRVFSQETSQTFIEYLTQVRIRKAMDLLKSTSAKSYEIAFLVGYNDPHYFSNLFKRLTGMTPKEFRKNGTADEALDILKGDSLHEDE; encoded by the coding sequence GTGAAAAAAATACTGCTTGTCGATGATGAAATATTAATTAGGGAAATTATTCGTGATAGTATTGATTGGGAAAAGGAAGGGTTTATTTACAGTGGCGATGCATCCGATGGAGAGGTTGCGCTTCCTATTATTGAAAGAGTCCAGCCTGACATCTTAATTACGGATATTTTAATGCCTTTCATGAACGGTCTTGAGCTGAGCAGCATTATGAGTAAGCAGTTTCCGGATATGAAGATTATTATTATTAGCGGCCATGCCGAGTTTGAGTATGCAAGATCAGCTATGCAAATCGGGGTGCAAGAATACTGCTTAAAACCAATTAGCCCTACTGAGCTCCTGAAGGTGCTTCATAAAGTCAGCGCTGAAATTGACAAAGAACGAGAAATTAGCATGCAACTCCAACTACTTAAAGCGAAAGAGTATGAAAGTAGTACAATTTCACAAGACAAGCTATTGAATGATCTATGCAGTGGTTTCATGACCACTTCAGAAGTGATGCATCATAGTGCCTCCATTCAATTGAACATTATAGCTCATTATTATGTAGTTACCGTGCTAGATTTACGTGAAACAGAAGCAGACAAGCATGAAGAGTTGAATGCTAGGCATGACAATGAGCGCTTACTTTTGGACAAATGCAGTATCCTGAAGGAGAACTATAAACAGTTGATGTTTCAGCGCAGCCGCACTGAAAGTGTTTGGATTATTAAAGGCGATACCTTAGAGAATTTAAAGCTGGAATTACAACTATTTCAGGATTTGCAAAAAGCAATCTCAGAAGAAGCCCATTCACTCCCTATCTCTATTGGCATTGGCAGTGTACAAGATCGTCTTCAGAAAGTACATATATCCTTTCTTGATGCCATGGAAGATGTTCATTGGAGAAGGTTATCCCGTCAGAATCGGAATGTGCTAAGTGAGATGAAGACAGCAACCCTGGATCCCACTCTTTTTTTAGATCGCGGTGCTTTTATGGATTTCTTGAAAATTGGGTCTCACAACAAATTAAGTTCATTTGTCGCAGATTATGCCGCTGCGTTAGTCGATATCAATTGGCATACAACTTCAATCGGTTTCTACATTTTAAATGATGTGACCATCGAAGCTTTTCGTTCAAATAAAGATATGTATCGCCACCTTACTGAGCCTGAAAAGGCGCTTCAACAATTCCAGCAAATGATAGGCAATATCCGTACTTGGGAGGAAACCTGTTCTTATTTAATCCATTTAATTGAACAGTTTTGGACATGGCGTTCTCGTATTTACGATAAATATAGCGATATGATTGCAAAAGTCAAAGAATACATCCAATTGAATTTTGAAAAGGATAACTTCTCTTTACAAGATTCAGCCGAGTATGTAAATTTGAGTCCAAACTACTTGAGCCGAGTATTCAGTCAGGAAACAAGCCAAACCTTTATTGAATATTTAACACAAGTCCGTATTCGAAAAGCGATGGATCTACTTAAGAGTACATCAGCAAAATCTTATGAAATCGCTTTTTTGGTGGGCTATAATGACCCCCATTATTTTTCAAATTTATTCAAACGATTAACAGGAATGACACCAAAAGAATTTAGAAAAAATGGGACTGCCGATGAAGCCCTCGATATCCTGAAGGGGGATTCTCTTCATGAGGATGAGTAA
- a CDS encoding cache domain-containing sensor histidine kinase: MFVILTCLPLIVVGLISYNKSYNTVFNNSKAATMMLATQLATDMDNVFTDTKKLLELEKNPNVLHFLFSQTDSNLDAREILQTMSSYRQTYQYDSVLNITMINLYGRGISERKGVFQLNKNALRNPHFEYLIQNPEAVLNIPPDDSASLDPLDGFLYKNHNIISIVSTVKQRVTHEVIGFIIIDVDDSIVKQFCDNVIIGQSGFFYVADNKGNAIFLPSKAAHNTKWIQNKTISSIIENKNNEYVDSSEGKPEFIVTSPSMSTGWNIVGVVPLQEIVEEANSIRQLIIISVMLSIIFAITLHFFVSNRLTRPVRILKNKMQLAASGFLEAKVVLAGTDEISDLGNSFNIMLGKIRMLLDQSINEQQEIKKSELRALQAQINPHFLYNTLDSILWLAQSEKKDQVVQMVMALSKLFRISLSKGKDWITFEKEIEHLQSYLTIQQMRYRDILDYEIAIDSSLHSLLILKMTLQPIVENALYHGLKNKRGKGLIRITARIEDEDNFLIVIEDNGKGISEDRLGQLRKDLMEPHTPKETGNEVSGGFGLHNVHRRICLYYGESYGVQVDSIESEGTIVSIRIPCDWG; this comes from the coding sequence ATGTTTGTTATACTTACATGTCTTCCATTAATTGTTGTTGGTCTCATTTCATATAATAAATCTTACAATACCGTATTTAATAACAGCAAAGCCGCGACGATGATGCTTGCTACACAGCTCGCGACAGACATGGATAATGTATTCACAGATACAAAGAAACTCCTCGAGCTCGAGAAAAATCCCAATGTTTTGCATTTTTTATTTTCACAAACAGACTCGAATTTAGATGCACGAGAAATTTTACAAACCATGTCCTCTTATAGACAGACATATCAATATGATAGTGTTCTGAACATAACGATGATTAATTTGTATGGCCGGGGGATTAGCGAGAGGAAGGGTGTGTTTCAACTTAATAAAAACGCATTGCGTAACCCGCATTTCGAATATCTGATTCAGAATCCTGAGGCTGTCTTGAATATACCGCCAGATGATTCGGCTTCATTAGATCCATTGGACGGATTCCTATACAAAAATCATAATATTATTTCGATTGTTTCCACAGTTAAACAGCGGGTTACCCACGAAGTCATCGGATTCATTATTATCGATGTTGATGACAGTATCGTGAAACAGTTTTGTGACAACGTCATTATAGGACAAAGCGGCTTTTTCTATGTGGCAGACAACAAAGGAAATGCCATTTTCTTACCATCTAAAGCTGCACACAATACGAAGTGGATTCAGAATAAAACGATTTCTTCTATTATTGAAAACAAAAACAACGAATATGTTGATTCTTCCGAAGGTAAACCTGAATTTATTGTGACATCTCCTTCCATGTCCACGGGTTGGAATATCGTTGGTGTGGTCCCATTGCAAGAAATTGTTGAGGAAGCCAATTCCATTCGTCAGCTCATCATCATTAGCGTTATGCTCAGCATCATTTTTGCTATAACCTTGCATTTCTTTGTCTCTAACCGCTTGACTCGACCTGTTCGAATACTCAAAAATAAAATGCAACTCGCTGCATCTGGCTTTCTTGAAGCTAAAGTCGTCCTGGCTGGTACGGATGAAATTTCAGATTTGGGAAACAGCTTCAATATTATGCTCGGGAAAATCCGGATGCTGCTTGACCAGAGTATTAATGAACAGCAAGAAATCAAAAAATCGGAGCTCAGAGCCTTACAGGCACAAATTAACCCGCATTTTTTATACAATACATTGGATTCCATTCTATGGCTGGCGCAATCTGAAAAAAAAGATCAAGTCGTCCAGATGGTCATGGCTTTATCCAAACTGTTTCGTATTAGCTTAAGCAAAGGAAAGGATTGGATCACATTTGAGAAAGAAATCGAGCATCTTCAGAGCTATTTAACCATTCAACAGATGCGATATCGCGATATTTTAGATTATGAAATTGCCATAGATTCAAGCTTACATTCCTTACTTATTCTCAAAATGACATTACAACCGATTGTTGAAAATGCCCTTTATCACGGGCTTAAAAACAAACGTGGCAAAGGACTCATTCGAATTACTGCAAGGATTGAGGATGAAGATAATTTTCTTATTGTGATAGAGGATAATGGTAAGGGCATTTCTGAAGATCGGCTTGGGCAGCTGCGGAAAGATTTAATGGAACCGCATACGCCCAAGGAAACTGGGAATGAAGTATCCGGAGGGTTCGGATTGCACAATGTTCATCGACGGATTTGCTTATATTATGGAGAATCTTACGGCGTACAGGTAGACAGCATTGAAAGTGAAGGAACCATTGTTAGCATTCGAATACCGTGTGATTGGGGATGA
- a CDS encoding ABC transporter substrate-binding protein: MKKSLGVVLVASAMMMFTAACGSSGDSKTASSTSAAATVSPSTAAAATAKADKKITMGFAQVGAESGWRSANTKSVQDSAKEAGIELKFSDAQQKQENQIKAIRTYIQQKVDVIAFSPVVESGWDTVLKEAKDAGIPVILTDRAVDSKDTSLYRTFIGSDFVEEGRSAGKWLVDKYKDTKEAVNIVELQGTTGSAPANDRKAGFDEIIKSNPNLKVIASQTGDFTRAKGKEVMQAFLKANKNINVLYAHNDDMALGAIQAIEEAGLKPGKDIIIISVDGVKDGFVAASEGKINFIVECNPLLGGQLMQAAKDVLSGKELPKRIVTKEGVFTSDDAKRELPNRQY, from the coding sequence ATGAAAAAGTCTCTAGGGGTAGTTTTAGTAGCTTCAGCAATGATGATGTTTACAGCAGCGTGTGGTAGTTCAGGAGATAGTAAGACAGCGAGCAGCACTAGTGCGGCAGCAACGGTAAGCCCAAGCACAGCTGCAGCAGCAACAGCTAAAGCGGACAAGAAAATCACAATGGGATTTGCTCAAGTAGGTGCTGAAAGCGGCTGGCGTTCAGCGAATACGAAATCCGTTCAAGACTCTGCCAAAGAAGCAGGCATTGAATTGAAATTCTCCGATGCTCAACAAAAACAAGAGAATCAAATTAAAGCCATTCGTACATATATCCAGCAAAAAGTTGACGTCATCGCTTTCTCTCCGGTTGTTGAATCCGGTTGGGATACGGTATTAAAAGAAGCAAAAGATGCTGGTATTCCAGTTATCTTAACGGATAGAGCCGTAGATTCCAAGGATACTTCGCTGTACAGAACGTTCATTGGTTCGGATTTCGTAGAAGAAGGCCGTAGCGCAGGGAAATGGTTGGTTGATAAATATAAAGATACGAAAGAAGCCGTTAATATCGTAGAACTTCAAGGAACAACAGGTTCAGCTCCTGCGAATGATCGTAAAGCTGGATTTGATGAAATCATTAAATCGAATCCAAATCTCAAAGTTATTGCTTCGCAAACAGGTGATTTCACACGTGCCAAAGGGAAAGAGGTTATGCAAGCATTCTTGAAAGCCAATAAGAACATTAATGTTCTCTATGCACATAACGATGATATGGCACTCGGCGCTATCCAAGCTATTGAAGAAGCGGGTCTTAAACCAGGTAAAGATATTATCATCATCTCCGTTGATGGTGTGAAAGACGGCTTTGTAGCGGCAAGCGAAGGGAAAATCAACTTCATCGTAGAGTGTAACCCACTCCTTGGTGGACAATTGATGCAAGCAGCTAAAGATGTACTGAGCGGTAAAGAGCTGCCGAAACGAATCGTTACGAAGGAAGGCGTATTTACTTCCGATGATGCGAAACGTGAATTGCCGAACCGTCAGTACTAA
- a CDS encoding sugar ABC transporter ATP-binding protein, with protein MKQGGPVLQMTGIHKQFPGVKALTNVNFRLFPGEVHALMGENGAGKSTLIKVLTGVHSIDQGVVEMDKQPVRILSPLDAQNAGISTVYQEVNLCSNLSVAENIYIGREPRRFGRILWKKMNEDAAQLLKKRMNLEIDVTQPLHVYSVAVQQLVAIARALSISAKVLILDEPTSSLDRGEVVQLFSVMTRLKNEGLAILFVTHFLDQVYDISDRITILRNGEFIGEYLAKELPRIELVSKMIGKDLELLEELPKGDAAAQVHNEVLIQATDFGKKGSIEPVDLTIHKGEIVGLAGLLGSGRTELARLFFAADKADSGEMTMAGSSDAILSPRQAIDQGIAFCSENRKLEGIIDDLTVRENIILALQASQGWFKTISRKRQDEMADEYIRALNINPPNPEHLIKNLSGGNQQKVLLARWLLTDPNLLILDEPTRGIDIGAKAEIQKLVLSLAQKGMSVLFISSELEEVLRVSHKIVVLRDRHKVKEMVGDEISQKNVMKAIAGG; from the coding sequence ATGAAACAGGGTGGTCCAGTATTGCAGATGACTGGAATTCATAAGCAGTTTCCGGGTGTTAAGGCGTTAACGAATGTTAATTTCAGATTGTTCCCTGGCGAAGTTCATGCATTAATGGGTGAAAATGGGGCGGGGAAATCTACACTAATTAAAGTACTTACAGGTGTTCACTCCATCGATCAAGGTGTCGTTGAGATGGATAAACAGCCAGTTCGGATTCTTAGCCCGCTTGATGCGCAAAATGCAGGTATTAGTACGGTTTATCAAGAGGTTAACCTCTGTTCAAACCTGTCTGTAGCTGAAAATATTTATATTGGGCGTGAACCACGTCGTTTCGGTCGTATTTTATGGAAAAAAATGAATGAAGATGCTGCGCAATTATTGAAAAAGAGAATGAATCTTGAAATCGACGTTACGCAACCTTTGCATGTGTATTCGGTAGCTGTTCAACAGCTTGTAGCTATTGCCAGAGCCTTAAGCATTTCAGCCAAAGTGTTAATTCTAGATGAACCAACCTCCAGCTTAGATAGAGGCGAGGTGGTACAACTATTTTCTGTCATGACCAGATTGAAAAATGAAGGGCTTGCGATCCTGTTTGTCACTCATTTCTTAGATCAGGTTTACGACATTTCAGATCGAATAACCATACTCCGCAATGGAGAATTTATTGGGGAATATTTAGCCAAAGAGCTTCCTCGTATAGAGCTGGTTTCCAAGATGATTGGGAAAGACCTTGAGTTGCTGGAAGAGTTGCCTAAAGGTGATGCAGCTGCCCAAGTTCATAATGAAGTATTAATTCAGGCAACTGATTTTGGGAAGAAAGGTTCCATTGAGCCTGTTGATCTCACGATTCATAAAGGAGAGATTGTGGGTTTAGCGGGTTTGTTAGGTTCTGGAAGAACCGAATTGGCTAGATTATTTTTTGCTGCAGATAAGGCTGATTCTGGTGAAATGACAATGGCTGGTTCAAGTGATGCGATTCTTTCACCAAGACAAGCGATTGATCAAGGCATCGCATTTTGTTCGGAAAATCGCAAGTTGGAAGGTATTATCGATGATTTAACTGTTCGGGAAAATATCATTTTAGCCCTTCAGGCGTCGCAGGGGTGGTTTAAAACCATTTCAAGAAAACGTCAAGACGAAATGGCAGATGAATATATTCGCGCATTAAACATTAATCCACCTAACCCAGAACATCTAATTAAGAACTTAAGCGGCGGGAATCAACAAAAGGTATTGCTAGCTCGCTGGTTGCTTACGGATCCTAATTTATTAATTTTAGATGAACCAACTAGAGGAATTGACATTGGCGCTAAGGCTGAAATACAGAAATTAGTGTTGTCATTAGCCCAAAAAGGGATGTCAGTTCTATTTATTTCTTCTGAACTAGAGGAAGTTTTACGTGTCAGTCATAAAATCGTTGTACTACGAGATCGTCATAAAGTAAAGGAAATGGTTGGCGACGAGATTAGCCAGAAAAATGTCATGAAGGCAATTGCGGGAGGTTAA
- a CDS encoding ABC transporter permease yields the protein MVKHHLFWPLTFLCALLVFNLIYSPDFFAIKMRDGHLYGSLIDILNFGSPLMIVSIGMTLVIAATKGVDLSVGSVVAISGAIACLMISHGDGSLVSVVIAAGTALLTSIVLGVWNGFLVANIGMQPIIATLILMVSGRGVSQLITSGQIITISNPYYKFIGAGSLLTLPFSIFIVAIVFLIAYLLTRKTALGLFIESVGCKPTASKLAGVKSKTVMFFVYMFCSLCAAIAGLILSSNVSSADGNNAGLWYELDAILAVVIGGTALTGGRFYLAGTLVGALIIQTLTTTIYMIGVPPEITLVVKAFVVLIVCLIQSESFRKSIAFRWKTRHYPAEREVKQHA from the coding sequence ATGGTGAAGCATCATTTGTTTTGGCCACTAACTTTTTTATGTGCATTATTAGTATTTAACTTAATCTACTCCCCTGATTTCTTTGCAATAAAAATGAGGGATGGACACCTTTATGGAAGTCTAATTGATATTTTAAACTTTGGATCACCACTAATGATTGTATCTATTGGCATGACGTTAGTTATTGCTGCTACCAAAGGAGTCGATCTCTCCGTAGGTTCAGTAGTTGCGATTTCAGGAGCCATTGCATGTCTTATGATTAGTCATGGTGATGGCAGCTTAGTAAGTGTTGTCATTGCAGCTGGTACCGCATTACTGACTTCGATTGTATTAGGTGTTTGGAATGGCTTCTTAGTTGCTAATATTGGGATGCAGCCGATTATCGCGACGCTAATCTTAATGGTTTCTGGGCGCGGTGTATCTCAATTAATAACGAGTGGACAAATTATTACCATTTCCAACCCGTACTATAAGTTCATTGGTGCAGGTTCCTTACTGACTCTTCCTTTCTCCATATTCATCGTGGCTATCGTATTCCTCATTGCTTATCTCTTAACTCGAAAAACTGCACTTGGTTTATTCATTGAATCCGTTGGTTGTAAACCAACGGCAAGTAAGCTTGCTGGCGTGAAATCAAAGACGGTTATGTTCTTCGTATACATGTTCTGCAGCTTATGCGCCGCAATTGCGGGTCTGATTCTAAGCTCGAATGTATCAAGCGCGGATGGAAATAATGCGGGATTATGGTACGAATTAGATGCGATCCTAGCTGTAGTTATTGGCGGAACAGCACTGACAGGCGGACGCTTTTACCTAGCAGGAACATTAGTTGGGGCGTTGATCATTCAGACGCTGACTACGACGATTTATATGATTGGTGTACCGCCAGAAATAACACTGGTTGTGAAAGCTTTCGTAGTTCTAATTGTTTGTTTAATTCAATCGGAGTCTTTCCGGAAATCAATTGCTTTCCGTTGGAAAACGCGCCATTATCCTGCGGAGAGGGAGGTCAAACAGCATGCTTAA
- the yjfF gene encoding galactofuranose ABC transporter, permease protein YjfF, with amino-acid sequence MLKKQHIPILVTIGLFILMFAIGSFRYTGFFSLQVLMNLLIDNAFLLITAVGMTFVIVSGGIDLSVGSVIALTTMISASLVQAGWPPGLVIPMVLLIGALFGWGMGAIIHYFKIEPFIVTLSGMFLARGLCYIISINTITIDNAFYTSVAQTKIRLPGGNFASISVIIAILVVFLGFYIAHYTRFGRNTYALGGSEQSSLLMGLPVGRTKMLIYAFSGFCSALAGVVFTFYMLSGYGLHAMGMELDAIAAVVIGGTLLTGGVGYIVGTFFGVMIQGVIQTIISFEGTLSSWWTKIVIGVLLFMFIILQRLLSQRSWAQRR; translated from the coding sequence ATGCTTAAGAAACAGCATATTCCCATTCTAGTGACCATTGGATTATTCATTCTCATGTTCGCTATCGGTTCTTTCAGATATACAGGATTCTTTTCCTTACAAGTGCTGATGAATCTACTAATTGATAATGCATTTTTATTAATAACTGCCGTTGGAATGACATTTGTTATCGTATCTGGAGGCATTGATTTATCGGTCGGCTCAGTCATTGCTTTAACCACGATGATCTCAGCTAGTTTAGTCCAAGCCGGCTGGCCGCCTGGCCTTGTCATACCAATGGTATTATTAATTGGAGCTTTATTTGGTTGGGGAATGGGGGCCATCATTCATTATTTCAAGATTGAACCCTTCATCGTGACATTATCAGGGATGTTCCTTGCAAGGGGATTGTGTTACATCATTAGCATTAATACAATTACGATCGATAATGCTTTCTATACAAGTGTGGCTCAAACGAAGATAAGATTACCTGGTGGCAACTTTGCTTCTATTAGTGTTATTATTGCCATATTGGTTGTGTTTCTAGGGTTTTATATTGCACATTACACACGTTTTGGCAGAAATACGTATGCATTAGGTGGAAGTGAGCAATCTTCCTTATTGATGGGATTACCCGTCGGACGTACCAAAATGTTAATCTATGCTTTCAGTGGTTTCTGCTCAGCACTAGCGGGTGTGGTCTTTACCTTCTACATGCTTTCCGGCTATGGCTTGCACGCAATGGGGATGGAATTGGATGCGATCGCAGCGGTTGTCATCGGTGGCACACTTCTCACCGGAGGCGTTGGATACATTGTAGGAACATTCTTCGGTGTCATGATTCAAGGTGTCATTCAAACGATTATTAGCTTTGAAGGAACTTTAAGTTCCTGGTGGACGAAGATTGTGATTGGCGTTTTGTTGTTTATGTTTATTATCTTACAACGTTTACTTAGTCAACGAAGCTGGGCGCAA